The following are from one region of the Chloracidobacterium sp. genome:
- a CDS encoding serine hydrolase: MKGLSNSISPIFLLAILLLIAHSALSQPSSDYKYSPPARLSDGIQTGTLRSVKLDEAKVSAGMNEVLKRTYGNIHSVLIFRNGKLVCEEYFTGPDENNHKGEIGIVAHNRETLHDTRSISKSVVALAVLIAHSQGKIKDLDQPIFSYFPEYASHAEGEKNNITVRHALTMTPGFEWGEEFSYSNPANTAYQMNRAPDTIEFVLSRKLIQRPGTKFEYSGGTTQLLAAIVKKTTGSNIEEFTRKHLLIPLGITKYEWAELKPGQPDADSGLRLRSRDIAKIGLLLVNGGMWNGKRIVPQKLIADAMAEHAKVSSDEKTGDVVTYGYQIWRFAFRPDDNWPSSFIELSGNGGQKVVIDAKTKVMVVITAGNYDLSGLKKNSFDIYPDLIFSAMLDR, from the coding sequence ATGAAAGGCTTATCCAATTCAATTAGCCCCATTTTTCTGCTGGCTATCTTACTTCTGATCGCCCACTCAGCACTGTCGCAGCCAAGCTCCGATTACAAATACTCACCTCCGGCGAGACTCAGTGACGGCATTCAGACGGGAACACTAAGATCGGTAAAGCTTGACGAGGCAAAGGTATCTGCCGGGATGAATGAGGTCCTGAAACGAACTTATGGAAATATCCATAGCGTTTTGATCTTTCGAAACGGGAAGCTTGTCTGCGAAGAATATTTCACCGGACCTGATGAAAATAACCATAAGGGCGAGATCGGTATTGTCGCTCACAACAGAGAGACGCTGCATGATACTCGCAGCATATCGAAAAGCGTTGTCGCATTAGCTGTTCTTATCGCGCATTCCCAAGGCAAGATCAAAGATCTCGACCAGCCCATCTTTTCCTATTTTCCCGAATACGCGAGCCATGCCGAAGGCGAAAAGAATAACATTACGGTGCGCCATGCTCTCACGATGACTCCGGGTTTCGAGTGGGGCGAGGAATTCTCGTATTCGAACCCAGCAAACACCGCATATCAGATGAATAGGGCACCGGATACGATAGAGTTCGTGCTAAGCAGAAAGCTCATCCAAAGGCCGGGAACCAAGTTTGAGTACAGCGGCGGAACGACCCAGCTGCTTGCTGCGATCGTCAAAAAAACCACAGGATCGAACATAGAAGAATTCACGAGGAAGCACCTACTCATCCCGCTCGGAATAACCAAGTATGAATGGGCCGAGCTGAAGCCGGGCCAGCCCGATGCCGACTCGGGCCTCCGGCTCCGTTCGCGTGACATCGCTAAGATCGGATTGCTTTTGGTGAACGGAGGTATGTGGAACGGTAAACGGATCGTGCCCCAAAAGCTGATAGCGGACGCAATGGCAGAGCACGCGAAAGTGTCGTCTGACGAGAAAACCGGTGACGTTGTTACCTATGGTTATCAGATCTGGCGGTTCGCATTTCGGCCAGATGATAATTGGCCGTCCAGCTTCATCGAGCTCAGCGGAAACGGCGGCCAAAAAGTGGTTATCGATGCCAAGACAAAAGTGATGGTCGTCATCACGGCGGGAAACTATGACCTCTCCGGTCTTAAGAAAAATTCATTTGATATTTATCCGGACCTAATATTTTCTGCAATGCTTGACCGGTGA
- a CDS encoding saccharopine dehydrogenase NADP-binding domain-containing protein, translating to MTNTFLIYGANGYTGELITRYAAERGLKPILAGRNEAKVSELAGKYGFEYRVFSLDDTAKLDAALQEVDMVLHCAGPFSITSLPMVKACLRNKKHYADITGEISVFETCAAMHKQAVDASVMVMPGVGFDVVPSDCLAMHIKNRLPSATHLSLAFYGMGRISHGTQATMTMNVGRGGAIRKDGKITAVPAAWKTREIDFGEGVTKTGVTIPWGDVSTAFYSTGIPNIEVFTVVPKGALKAMKMSRYIGWLLATRPVQKYLQSKIPPGGPSDAEREKGKTLMWGEARDADGNRVEARQQGPEGYTVTALAALSIAEKIMSGNFTPGFQTPAKAYGAELILEIDGVERQDVV from the coding sequence ATGACAAACACATTCCTGATCTACGGAGCGAATGGCTACACGGGTGAATTGATCACGAGGTATGCGGCTGAACGTGGCCTCAAGCCGATCCTCGCGGGACGAAACGAAGCGAAAGTCAGCGAGCTGGCGGGCAAATACGGATTTGAATACCGCGTCTTCTCGCTCGATGACACGGCGAAGCTGGATGCGGCGTTGCAGGAAGTCGACATGGTCCTGCATTGTGCGGGGCCGTTTTCGATAACGAGTTTGCCGATGGTCAAGGCTTGTCTGCGAAACAAGAAGCACTACGCAGATATCACCGGCGAGATCAGCGTTTTCGAGACGTGTGCGGCCATGCATAAGCAGGCCGTCGATGCCAGTGTGATGGTGATGCCGGGGGTCGGATTTGATGTCGTCCCGAGCGATTGTTTGGCCATGCATATCAAGAATCGACTGCCGTCTGCGACGCATCTTTCGCTCGCATTCTATGGCATGGGCCGCATTTCGCACGGTACTCAGGCGACGATGACGATGAACGTCGGCCGTGGCGGCGCGATCCGGAAAGACGGCAAAATAACCGCGGTTCCGGCCGCGTGGAAAACCCGCGAGATCGACTTCGGCGAGGGTGTCACCAAGACCGGCGTGACGATCCCTTGGGGCGATGTCTCGACCGCTTTTTACTCGACCGGTATTCCGAATATCGAGGTTTTCACCGTCGTGCCAAAAGGAGCCTTAAAGGCGATGAAGATGAGCCGCTATATCGGTTGGCTTCTTGCGACCAGGCCGGTGCAGAAATATCTCCAGTCAAAGATCCCGCCCGGCGGCCCGTCCGACGCCGAACGCGAAAAAGGCAAAACGCTCATGTGGGGTGAAGCCCGCGATGCCGACGGCAACCGCGTCGAGGCTCGCCAACAGGGCCCCGAAGGCTACACCGTGACGGCCCTTGCCGCCCTTAGCATTGCCGAGAAGATCATGTCGGGCAACTTCACCCCGGGATTTCAGACCCCCGCAAAAGCCTACGGTGCCGAGTTGATATTAGAGATCGATGGTGTGGAACGGCAGGACGTCGTTTAA
- a CDS encoding winged helix-turn-helix domain-containing protein: protein MSLREKELYEFGDFYLDVSEHRLARRSGESVQLSEKTFDTLCVLVRNAGHLVKKTELLDQVWPESFVEENNLNKCIHALRRALGEKPGMRFVETVQKHGYRFVADVKRIEPLAEGVFRANEDSILSATYLSRARDSADLAERRVFDRLSPPATAEDGHPEMSVTATEAVPPEEPTSAARSTLILKLAAISVILLASVGLGLYLYSEYFSNAVRTGGKRSFAVLPVRPLNAANRDDVYDYEIGIAEAVIHQLNSLKGFTVRPISSTRQYSDIAQDPIAAGREQKVDYVLASNYQIADGRIRVTSQLLNVATGETDLTYKGEKPVADLFAMQDAIAVEIGSLLKERFSTTRNRPTAKRGTDNEEAYRLYLHGAALADKQHHTEVFKAIECFEKAIQLDPNYALAYARLANAQSTVVGNRSGAAGEQYPKAKAAIEKALAIDDTLAEAHSYLAEIKSDFERDFAGAEREHKRALELDPNSPIAHRMYSLFLTYLGRHDESLSEIKTAIDLEPASVLNQLLLGRSLLFARRYDEAVTHLERAAEMDPEFLYPHQSLVIAYRMKGDNDKAFESFLRSRIIAGEEQSELHGWRSTYALSGWDGIFERQLEKAKVQERNGKPNYNLLANLSSELGRREEAFAYLEKALVQHGGLTYLKVHPRFDSLRSDPRFDDLVKRAGFE from the coding sequence ATGTCTTTGAGAGAAAAAGAGTTATACGAATTCGGCGACTTTTATCTTGATGTCTCGGAACACCGCTTGGCTCGGCGTTCAGGCGAAAGTGTGCAGCTCTCGGAAAAGACCTTCGACACGCTTTGCGTTTTGGTCAGAAACGCGGGTCACCTTGTCAAGAAAACCGAACTGTTGGACCAGGTCTGGCCCGAATCGTTCGTTGAAGAGAACAATCTGAACAAGTGCATCCATGCGTTGCGACGCGCCCTGGGTGAGAAACCCGGGATGCGGTTCGTTGAGACGGTACAGAAGCATGGTTATCGCTTTGTTGCCGATGTTAAAAGGATCGAGCCGCTGGCGGAAGGTGTATTTCGCGCCAACGAAGATTCGATACTATCCGCAACCTATCTTAGTCGGGCGAGGGACTCGGCAGACCTCGCCGAGCGCCGCGTCTTTGATCGGCTGAGTCCGCCTGCGACCGCAGAGGATGGCCATCCCGAAATGTCGGTGACTGCAACGGAAGCCGTGCCGCCCGAAGAGCCGACCTCGGCTGCAAGATCCACTCTTATTCTAAAACTTGCAGCGATCTCGGTAATTCTGCTCGCATCCGTGGGGCTCGGACTTTACCTCTATTCAGAATATTTTTCCAACGCCGTTCGCACCGGTGGAAAGCGATCGTTCGCGGTTCTGCCAGTCAGACCGCTCAATGCTGCAAACAGGGACGACGTCTACGACTACGAGATCGGCATTGCCGAAGCCGTGATACACCAACTCAATTCGCTCAAGGGTTTTACTGTTCGGCCGATCAGCTCGACCAGACAGTATTCGGACATTGCACAAGATCCGATCGCGGCGGGACGTGAACAGAAGGTCGACTATGTGCTTGCGTCTAACTATCAGATCGCTGACGGGAGGATTCGGGTCACATCTCAACTATTGAACGTCGCCACAGGTGAGACCGACCTCACGTACAAAGGCGAGAAACCTGTGGCGGACCTTTTTGCGATGCAGGATGCGATCGCTGTTGAGATCGGAAGTCTTCTAAAGGAACGATTTTCGACCACGCGGAATCGTCCGACGGCAAAACGCGGAACTGACAACGAAGAAGCGTATCGCTTGTATCTTCACGGCGCAGCGTTGGCAGACAAACAACACCATACCGAGGTCTTTAAGGCGATCGAATGTTTTGAGAAAGCCATTCAGCTTGACCCAAACTATGCGCTGGCATACGCAAGGCTGGCAAATGCTCAGTCGACCGTGGTCGGCAATCGAAGCGGCGCTGCAGGCGAACAATATCCGAAAGCGAAAGCGGCCATCGAAAAGGCCCTGGCAATTGACGACACTCTTGCCGAAGCACACTCATATCTGGCCGAGATCAAATCTGACTTCGAACGGGATTTTGCCGGCGCTGAACGCGAGCATAAGCGAGCTTTAGAATTAGACCCGAATTCTCCGATCGCTCATCGAATGTACTCGCTTTTCCTTACTTATCTTGGACGACATGACGAATCACTGTCAGAGATCAAGACCGCCATCGACCTTGAGCCGGCATCGGTATTAAATCAACTGCTGCTGGGACGAAGCCTGCTTTTCGCTCGCCGCTACGACGAAGCGGTCACCCATTTGGAGCGAGCGGCCGAGATGGATCCTGAATTTCTCTATCCTCATCAAAGCCTCGTTATCGCATATCGTATGAAGGGCGACAACGACAAAGCCTTTGAGTCTTTCTTGAGGTCACGGATCATCGCCGGAGAAGAGCAGAGCGAGTTGCATGGGTGGCGATCAACCTATGCCTTATCCGGTTGGGATGGAATTTTTGAGCGGCAGCTTGAGAAAGCGAAGGTTCAAGAAAGGAACGGAAAGCCGAACTATAATCTGCTGGCAAACCTTTCGAGCGAACTTGGTCGCCGCGAAGAGGCGTTTGCCTATTTGGAAAAGGCTCTCGTTCAGCACGGCGGATTGACATACCTCAAAGTTCATCCGCGCTTTGACAGCTTGCGGTCCGACCCGCGTTTCGATGATCTGGTCAAACGAGCCGGTTTCGAATGA
- a CDS encoding PD40 domain-containing protein yields MRTKTTLTTLLVSISLTIGALPQKPGVMTFAPAGFSIFSLPQSLGVPANSPGQENAAVVSPNGLSLYIAANRTGTIGSVDLWVSQRPSLTSAWGEPQNLGPTINTAGVDNMPTLSPDGRTMFFNSSGRPDTQGFADIYMTTRTDPNNDLGWAEPVNLGPVINTADNEVGAGYFEDPMTGAATLYFSSDRSGDEEIYQSTRNPNGTFNTPTPVASLNSPWIDRRPQIRGDGLEIFFASDRVGGQGGMDIWTSTRASVSSPWNPPVNLAGANSAGNDQHPSLSSNGSVLYFASTRDGNLDLYTATRVSINRSPTADFDGDSRSDISVFRPSDGTWHILQSGTNTYSVQAFGLNGDTIVPGDYDGDGRTDTAVFRSSTGNWYIRRSSDGSVSITPWGLSTDWPVPADYDGDGRTDIAVYRDGVWYIIQSSSGGIAYQHFGLSTDIPIAAGVQ; encoded by the coding sequence ATGAGAACAAAAACTACTCTGACGACGCTACTCGTATCGATCTCGTTGACTATCGGCGCATTGCCGCAAAAGCCGGGTGTGATGACATTCGCTCCAGCCGGCTTTTCCATTTTTAGTTTGCCTCAGAGTCTGGGCGTTCCGGCCAATTCGCCGGGACAAGAGAACGCTGCGGTCGTATCGCCGAACGGCTTGAGTCTTTATATTGCAGCAAATAGGACCGGGACCATTGGCAGCGTGGATCTCTGGGTTTCGCAGCGCCCGTCGCTCACATCAGCCTGGGGTGAGCCGCAAAATCTGGGGCCGACCATCAACACTGCCGGAGTTGACAATATGCCAACCCTATCGCCCGACGGAAGAACGATGTTTTTCAACAGCAGCGGCCGCCCGGACACGCAGGGCTTCGCCGACATTTATATGACGACACGAACCGATCCGAACAATGATCTCGGCTGGGCCGAGCCGGTCAATCTCGGACCCGTCATTAATACTGCAGATAATGAGGTCGGTGCCGGATATTTTGAAGACCCGATGACTGGAGCGGCAACTCTCTATTTTTCGAGCGACAGATCAGGGGATGAGGAGATCTATCAAAGCACCCGTAACCCGAACGGTACGTTCAACACTCCGACCCCTGTTGCGTCATTGAACAGTCCCTGGATCGATCGCCGCCCGCAGATCAGGGGCGACGGTTTGGAGATATTTTTTGCTTCTGACCGTGTCGGCGGCCAGGGCGGAATGGATATCTGGACTTCGACGCGCGCTTCCGTCTCTTCACCGTGGAATCCGCCGGTTAACCTGGCCGGAGCCAACTCCGCCGGTAACGACCAGCATCCGTCGCTATCGTCCAATGGTTCGGTTCTGTATTTCGCGTCAACACGCGATGGCAATCTCGATCTTTATACGGCCACCCGCGTCAGCATAAACCGGAGCCCGACGGCGGATTTTGACGGCGACTCGCGATCTGATATCAGCGTGTTTCGTCCATCAGACGGCACCTGGCACATTTTGCAAAGCGGCACGAACACGTACAGCGTTCAGGCGTTTGGCTTGAATGGCGACACGATCGTTCCTGGCGACTATGACGGCGACGGCAGGACCGACACGGCTGTCTTCCGATCGTCGACCGGCAACTGGTACATTCGGAGAAGTTCCGACGGCTCGGTCTCGATTACGCCTTGGGGTTTAAGCACTGACTGGCCGGTCCCGGCGGATTACGATGGCGATGGCCGCACCGATATCGCGGTCTATCGCGACGGCGTTTGGTACATCATTCAGAGTTCGAGCGGAGGTATCGCTTATCAGCATTTCGGCTTGAGCACCGACATCCCGATCGCGGCTGGTGTTCAATGA
- a CDS encoding winged helix-turn-helix domain-containing protein, whose protein sequence is MESTAKNVTIYEFGGFQLVAGEELLLRNGERISINNKSFHVLKTLVERHGHLVTKSELLDTVWNDAFVEEGSLTKAIWTIRHALDDTSKDRFVQTVPKLGYRFVYPVSIATESSGAYRLSDLRGIVGVADDVSPAPPEQITSDTSRSAADVVETEEQTAPAKRLLGRAAFAGIVFVLVSGLALYVTFNTQGILSKGETTRLVVMPLKPLDLQGRDTIYDLGIADALISKLSEHKKLSVRPLDAVRPYVDVDKDPLNVGEEQKVDYVLSSHYQIANGKIKVTAKLFDVASRNIVGDFATTTRVDEPFETQTAIANDIGNRLLTAFGYRSSEFRPERGTNNEEAYRYYLMAHNFNELRGPDNGREALEQIDRAVTLDPNFASAWATKAYIHRYLAYGAVAIEHSLRSVEAVEKALAIDPNLSEAHSTLCFNKFRFEYDFDAAERACKRAIELDPNSPLAHKLYSNFLYTRGRFDEAISEITKAIDLQPVSYDNQQTYGLALYFARRYADAEAQWKKLIPLNPNHKMIYGHLVKSLVHQGKESEALEHLIKMLTLEKADEGRIKRIRIAFAETGWRGVTFERIRWGESQKDPPSFELARLYATLDDRSNALKYLEMAYLERSNMIAVIEVDPELDRLRGDPRFTELLQKIEARDRS, encoded by the coding sequence ATGGAATCGACGGCGAAAAACGTGACGATCTACGAATTCGGCGGTTTTCAGCTAGTTGCAGGTGAAGAATTGCTGCTTCGGAACGGCGAAAGGATCTCGATCAACAACAAGTCGTTCCATGTTCTCAAGACCCTGGTCGAGCGCCACGGCCACCTTGTCACAAAATCGGAGCTTTTAGATACGGTTTGGAATGACGCCTTTGTCGAGGAGGGATCGCTGACAAAAGCGATCTGGACGATCCGCCACGCTCTCGATGACACTTCAAAAGACAGATTTGTGCAAACGGTGCCAAAGCTGGGGTACCGGTTCGTCTATCCGGTTTCGATAGCGACCGAGAGTTCGGGAGCTTATCGATTGTCGGATCTGCGCGGCATCGTTGGGGTCGCGGACGACGTTTCTCCGGCACCGCCCGAACAAATCACGAGCGACACTTCCCGATCGGCGGCCGATGTCGTTGAAACCGAGGAGCAGACCGCGCCGGCGAAAAGGCTTCTCGGACGGGCCGCTTTTGCCGGCATAGTATTCGTACTTGTGAGCGGCCTTGCCCTTTACGTGACATTCAATACTCAAGGCATTCTCAGCAAGGGCGAAACGACCCGCCTGGTCGTAATGCCATTGAAGCCGCTCGATCTACAAGGGAGGGATACGATCTACGACCTCGGAATTGCAGACGCTCTGATCTCAAAACTGAGCGAGCACAAAAAACTGTCCGTTCGCCCATTGGACGCTGTTCGCCCGTATGTCGATGTCGATAAAGATCCGCTCAACGTCGGAGAGGAACAAAAGGTCGATTATGTTCTGTCGTCACATTACCAGATCGCAAACGGAAAGATTAAGGTGACGGCAAAGCTTTTCGATGTCGCTTCGCGAAACATTGTCGGAGACTTCGCGACCACGACTCGAGTCGATGAGCCGTTCGAAACCCAGACGGCGATCGCTAACGACATCGGGAACAGGCTTTTGACCGCATTCGGCTATCGTTCGAGCGAATTCCGGCCTGAACGCGGAACGAACAATGAGGAAGCTTACCGGTATTATCTCATGGCCCATAACTTCAATGAGTTGAGGGGTCCGGACAATGGCCGCGAAGCACTTGAACAGATCGACCGCGCCGTTACGCTGGATCCGAACTTCGCGAGCGCGTGGGCGACCAAGGCATACATTCACAGGTATCTCGCCTATGGAGCGGTTGCCATCGAACACTCGCTGCGGTCTGTAGAGGCGGTAGAAAAAGCCCTGGCTATCGACCCGAATCTCTCAGAAGCGCACAGCACCCTATGCTTCAATAAGTTTCGTTTCGAATACGACTTCGATGCGGCCGAACGGGCCTGCAAGCGCGCGATCGAGCTGGATCCCAATTCGCCCCTTGCTCACAAACTCTATTCGAACTTTCTGTATACTCGCGGCCGGTTCGACGAGGCAATATCGGAGATAACAAAGGCGATCGATCTGCAACCCGTGTCTTACGACAATCAGCAAACTTACGGGCTTGCATTATATTTCGCCAGACGATATGCAGATGCGGAGGCTCAATGGAAAAAGCTGATCCCGCTAAACCCTAACCACAAGATGATCTACGGACATCTTGTCAAATCGCTGGTTCATCAGGGCAAGGAATCCGAAGCCTTGGAGCACCTGATCAAGATGCTGACGCTGGAAAAAGCGGACGAGGGAAGGATCAAAAGAATTCGGATCGCATTTGCAGAGACCGGTTGGCGAGGCGTCACGTTCGAACGTATCAGGTGGGGCGAATCCCAGAAAGATCCCCCATCATTCGAACTGGCCCGCCTTTATGCAACCTTGGACGACAGGAGCAATGCACTCAAATACCTTGAAATGGCCTACCTGGAACGAAGCAATATGATCGCGGTGATAGAGGTCGATCCGGAGCTTGACCGATTACGAGGTGATCCACGATTTACTGAACTGCTGCAGAAGATCGAAGCTCGTGATCGATCATGA
- the gyrB gene encoding DNA topoisomerase (ATP-hydrolyzing) subunit B, which produces MAKAKTEYGADSITVLEGRDAVRKRPAMYIGSTGDIGLHHLVYEVVDNSVDEALAGYCDTIEVTIHMDDSITVIDNGRGIPTDIHKQEGRSAAEVVMTVLHAGGKFDSNSYKVSGGLHGVGVSCVNFLSEWLKLEIWRDGKTHEMEFQVGIPVSPLVETGTTSKRGTKITFKPDADIFESTVYSFDKLSERLREKAFLNKGIRIFIKDEREQPERSHEFFYKGGIAEFVKHLNKNKSPLHEEPLYFEQIDDELSIEVSMQYNDSYDEKIFSFANNINTVDGGTHLSGFRGAITRTINNYAESSGLTKNAKVTLSGDDVREGLVAVISVKIPQPQFEGQTKGKLNSPVKGPVESFLNEKLGEFFEQNPSVAKKIVGKAVDAARAREAARKAREIVRKSALGTSTLPGKLADCQEKDPALSELYIVEGDSAGGSAKQGRDRKNQAVLPLKGKILNVEKARFDKMLGHGEIKALITALGTGIGKDDFDVSKLRYHKICLMTDADVDGSHIRTLLLTFFYRQMPDLVDGGFVYIAQPPLYKVKRGKKEEYIKDEKSMFRYLMRMGTNDVQIEMNGRTIEGRELAKTLEQTIEFKNYFERFVRRIGNDDKLLYSLLEAFAGKDGVLAKHGVKLKKVFAQQELMAEVEGFLSRAGFKTELIPDEEHGLYEVEVTYPNTHNVVFDWNLASYVEFQKAVELMRSLEADYPGPFVIGDNGKSETIETRADLLERVTSMAKKDLSIQRYKGLGEMNPEQLWETTMDPEKRTLLQVRVEDMIETDAIFTVLMGDQVEPRRKFIEDNALDVKNLDV; this is translated from the coding sequence TTGGCTAAAGCAAAGACAGAGTACGGGGCAGATTCGATAACAGTCCTTGAGGGCCGCGATGCGGTTCGCAAACGGCCCGCGATGTACATCGGTTCAACCGGTGACATTGGGTTACACCACCTTGTCTACGAGGTCGTCGACAATTCCGTTGACGAAGCACTGGCGGGGTATTGCGATACGATCGAAGTGACGATCCATATGGATGATTCGATCACGGTCATCGATAATGGCCGCGGCATCCCGACCGATATTCATAAACAAGAGGGGCGTTCGGCGGCAGAGGTTGTGATGACCGTGCTCCATGCCGGCGGCAAGTTCGATTCGAATTCCTACAAAGTCTCAGGCGGGCTTCACGGTGTGGGCGTTTCGTGCGTCAATTTTCTTAGTGAATGGCTCAAGCTTGAGATCTGGCGGGACGGCAAGACTCACGAAATGGAGTTTCAGGTCGGCATTCCAGTGTCACCTCTTGTTGAGACCGGGACGACGAGTAAAAGGGGAACGAAGATCACCTTCAAACCAGACGCTGATATTTTCGAATCGACGGTTTATAGCTTTGACAAGCTATCAGAACGGCTTCGCGAAAAGGCGTTTCTCAATAAGGGAATTCGCATTTTTATTAAGGATGAACGCGAACAGCCGGAACGGTCGCACGAGTTCTTTTACAAAGGAGGGATCGCAGAATTTGTCAAACATTTGAACAAAAACAAGAGTCCGCTTCACGAAGAACCCCTTTATTTCGAACAGATAGATGATGAACTGTCGATCGAAGTCTCGATGCAGTACAACGACAGCTACGATGAAAAGATCTTCTCTTTTGCGAACAATATCAACACGGTTGACGGGGGCACCCATCTTTCGGGCTTTCGAGGTGCGATAACCCGCACCATCAACAACTACGCGGAAAGCTCGGGGTTGACAAAGAACGCAAAAGTCACGCTTTCGGGCGACGACGTCCGCGAAGGCCTCGTTGCCGTCATCAGCGTTAAGATCCCGCAGCCGCAGTTCGAAGGACAGACAAAGGGCAAGCTAAACTCGCCGGTCAAAGGGCCGGTCGAATCGTTTCTTAACGAGAAGCTGGGAGAGTTTTTCGAGCAGAACCCCAGTGTTGCTAAAAAGATAGTTGGCAAAGCGGTCGATGCGGCTCGTGCCCGCGAAGCGGCAAGAAAGGCACGCGAGATCGTCCGTAAAAGCGCACTTGGAACCTCGACCCTGCCCGGCAAATTGGCCGATTGTCAGGAGAAAGACCCTGCGTTATCAGAGCTTTACATCGTCGAGGGCGATTCCGCCGGCGGGTCGGCCAAGCAAGGCCGCGACCGCAAGAACCAGGCCGTGCTCCCGCTAAAGGGCAAGATCTTGAACGTAGAAAAAGCCCGATTCGACAAGATGCTCGGCCACGGCGAGATCAAAGCGTTGATAACAGCCCTCGGGACCGGGATCGGAAAGGACGATTTTGACGTAAGCAAGCTCCGATACCACAAGATCTGCCTGATGACGGACGCCGATGTTGACGGCAGCCACATCCGCACGCTTTTGCTGACCTTCTTTTACCGGCAGATGCCCGACCTCGTCGACGGCGGCTTTGTCTACATTGCACAACCGCCGCTTTACAAAGTAAAACGCGGAAAGAAAGAAGAGTACATCAAGGACGAAAAGTCGATGTTCCGTTACCTGATGCGTATGGGAACGAACGATGTACAGATAGAGATGAACGGACGGACGATCGAGGGCCGCGAACTCGCAAAAACACTAGAGCAAACCATCGAATTCAAGAATTACTTCGAGCGTTTTGTCCGCCGTATCGGTAATGACGACAAGCTTTTATATTCCCTCCTCGAGGCGTTTGCCGGCAAGGACGGCGTACTGGCGAAGCACGGCGTAAAGCTCAAAAAGGTCTTTGCACAGCAGGAACTAATGGCCGAGGTCGAAGGCTTTCTTTCAAGGGCAGGATTCAAGACCGAGCTTATACCCGACGAAGAACATGGGCTTTACGAGGTCGAGGTCACCTATCCCAATACCCACAACGTCGTATTTGACTGGAACCTCGCAAGTTATGTCGAGTTTCAAAAGGCTGTCGAGCTGATGCGGAGCCTGGAGGCCGATTATCCCGGTCCGTTCGTGATAGGCGACAACGGCAAGTCGGAGACGATAGAGACCCGAGCCGATCTGCTTGAACGTGTGACCTCGATGGCGAAGAAAGACCTTTCGATCCAGCGTTACAAAGGCCTCGGCGAGATGAACCCCGAGCAACTCTGGGAAACGACGATGGATCCCGAAAAAAGGACGCTGCTGCAGGTTCGGGTCGAAGACATGATCGAGACGGACGCGATATTCACCGTGCTGATGGGCGATCAGGTCGAACCGCGGCGCAAGTTCATCGAAGACAACGCTTTAGACGTAAAGAATCTCGACGTTTAG